One window of Bacillus alkalicellulosilyticus genomic DNA carries:
- a CDS encoding endo-1,4-beta-xylanase, translated as MGQTQDLAHRIASKTIKLVDAAGNPVAGKEVELNLTNHKFLFGCGAFDAVPVASKLGTPEQLAFLEQKLDLFLDVFNSATLPFYWDRFEPERGKPLTKELQAAARWLKDKNVAVKGHPLVWHTLAAPWLLDMSNEEILKAQFDRIERDVTDFKGLVDTWDVINEVVIMPIFDKYDNGITRISKELGRVGIIKEMFAKTKECNPNATLLLNDFNTSINYEILIDGCLQAGVPIDVIGIQSHQHQGYWGREKLEEVLDRFSHFGLPLHFTENTITSGHLMPAEIEDLNDYQIPDWPSTPEHEERQAREMEEMYTILFNHPLVESITNWEINDEGPWLGAPAGFLRKDNSPKPSYHAIKKLIKEDWSTNVTVKTDDNGVLSFEGILGEYELVSEGKKASFTLDKGETETVQLVL; from the coding sequence ATGGGACAAACACAAGATTTAGCACACCGTATTGCAAGCAAGACCATCAAACTTGTAGATGCTGCAGGGAACCCAGTTGCAGGAAAAGAAGTAGAACTAAATCTCACAAACCATAAATTTTTATTTGGGTGCGGTGCGTTTGACGCTGTGCCAGTTGCAAGCAAATTAGGAACCCCTGAACAGCTTGCATTTTTAGAACAAAAACTTGATCTATTTTTAGACGTATTTAACTCCGCTACCCTTCCTTTCTATTGGGATAGATTTGAGCCTGAAAGAGGAAAACCACTAACAAAAGAATTACAAGCGGCTGCCCGCTGGTTAAAAGACAAAAACGTTGCCGTAAAAGGACATCCACTCGTTTGGCATACGTTAGCGGCACCATGGCTTCTTGATATGAGCAATGAAGAAATTTTAAAAGCTCAATTCGACCGTATTGAACGTGATGTCACTGACTTTAAAGGACTCGTTGATACATGGGATGTCATTAATGAAGTCGTCATTATGCCTATCTTTGATAAGTATGACAATGGGATAACAAGAATCTCTAAAGAGCTTGGTCGTGTCGGTATTATTAAAGAAATGTTTGCAAAAACAAAAGAATGCAACCCTAATGCGACCCTTTTATTAAATGATTTTAATACATCGATTAACTATGAGATTTTAATTGACGGCTGTTTACAAGCAGGTGTACCAATTGATGTTATCGGCATTCAGTCCCACCAGCATCAAGGATATTGGGGACGTGAGAAATTAGAGGAAGTATTAGACCGCTTCTCACACTTTGGTCTTCCGCTTCACTTTACAGAGAACACAATTACGTCTGGACACTTAATGCCAGCTGAAATTGAAGACTTAAATGACTATCAAATTCCGGACTGGCCATCTACTCCAGAGCACGAAGAACGTCAGGCGAGAGAAATGGAAGAAATGTATACCATTTTATTTAACCACCCACTTGTCGAATCAATTACAAACTGGGAAATCAACGATGAAGGCCCATGGCTTGGCGCTCCAGCTGGGTTCTTACGAAAAGACAACAGCCCGAAACCTTCTTATCACGCTATCAAAAAACTCATCAAAGAAGATTGGTCTACCAATGTCACTGTTAAAACAGATGACAATGGCGTCCTTTCCTTTGAAGGAATTCTTGGAGAGTATGAACTCGTTAGCGAAGGTAAAAAAGCGAGCTTTACATTAGATAAAGGCGAAACTGAAACTGTGCAGCTAGTCCTTTAA
- a CDS encoding NUDIX domain-containing protein has product MNAKKNVTKVTAYITRVKDKKIQLLTMVEEGMESYGLQVPGGTLELGEKLEECLLREVYEEAELKEVKIQSYLGEHTYFLAKKNAEITRHYFHVTVEECMDKFTVVVRSQDEDNGWVYHYTWVTLDKTTIPELGGHLGFGLEKLYDSIFL; this is encoded by the coding sequence GTGAATGCCAAAAAAAACGTAACAAAAGTGACTGCATACATAACACGAGTAAAAGATAAGAAAATACAATTGCTTACTATGGTAGAGGAAGGTATGGAATCGTACGGACTTCAGGTTCCTGGTGGCACGTTAGAGTTAGGGGAAAAGTTAGAAGAGTGCCTACTAAGAGAGGTTTATGAAGAGGCTGAACTAAAAGAAGTAAAAATACAGTCATATCTTGGGGAGCATACCTATTTTCTAGCCAAGAAAAATGCTGAGATTACACGACACTATTTTCATGTAACAGTCGAAGAATGCATGGATAAATTTACAGTTGTTGTCCGTAGTCAGGATGAAGATAATGGATGGGTTTATCATTATACTTGGGTAACTTTAGATAAAACAACCATTCCTGAACTTGGGGGGCATCTAGGGTTTGGGTTAGAGAAATTGTATGATTCTATCTTTTTATGA
- a CDS encoding sterol desaturase family protein codes for MVDTSLYWVKNVSWWEASLFIVLLNILILVSCIIIGNKLVSMFLKRPVASIITTRPYEVVLAGMTVFFNSAVTLIGYYLWKNEIIVLSTSFGWRSWADILVLLIIMDFAMYVFHRLAHMKWLYPYIHRTHHRFEDPRPITLFALNPLENLGFGLLWIVVLCVYPASWVGITGYLFFNVVYGLIAHLGVEPFPNSWVKHPILKWISTSTYHTQHHQQEHYNYGFYTVIWDRLFQTMSPHYPSHFAKKLPED; via the coding sequence ATGGTAGACACCTCATTATATTGGGTGAAAAATGTATCGTGGTGGGAAGCTTCTCTTTTTATCGTGTTGCTAAATATCTTGATACTAGTTAGCTGTATTATCATTGGCAACAAGCTTGTGTCGATGTTCCTGAAGAGACCTGTAGCGTCAATTATTACAACTCGTCCATATGAGGTTGTGTTAGCAGGGATGACGGTCTTTTTTAATTCTGCAGTTACGTTGATAGGATACTATTTATGGAAGAATGAGATTATTGTGTTAAGCACGAGCTTTGGCTGGCGTTCATGGGCAGACATCCTTGTGCTACTTATCATCATGGATTTTGCGATGTACGTGTTTCATAGACTGGCTCATATGAAATGGTTGTATCCGTATATTCATCGTACTCATCACCGCTTTGAAGACCCGAGGCCGATTACTTTATTTGCGTTGAATCCATTGGAGAACTTAGGGTTTGGTTTGTTGTGGATTGTGGTTTTATGTGTGTATCCTGCTTCTTGGGTTGGGATTACGGGTTACTTATTTTTTAATGTCGTCTACGGTCTCATTGCTCATCTTGGGGTAGAGCCATTTCCGAATTCATGGGTAAAGCATCCTATTTTAAAATGGATATCAACAAGTACGTACCACACGCAACATCATCAGCAAGAACACTATAATTATGGGTTTTATACGGTCATTTGGGATCGACTGTTTCAAACGATGTCGCCACATTATCCGTCTCACTTTGCAAAAAAGTTACCAGAAGACTAA